One part of the Mya arenaria isolate MELC-2E11 chromosome 3, ASM2691426v1 genome encodes these proteins:
- the LOC128225570 gene encoding uncharacterized protein LOC128225570, whose product MTCPPCDKIHCSPKSAAKLDCQGGVTTGVCDCCPACARVSGERCGGYYYYLGKCDKGLYCEPTDKSKKGRNTRSHKSRQPEGICTKVPSQVKDQPPEQRVQCRHKCTPEFCTKHPRAICSAIDVAEFLQPCHAHCQHTSCSACRFVDKPDCRKCTKDDFRCLHKFGKCMRKETCSRKKFPCKEKYFSFWKKQKGKFQCFVPSC is encoded by the exons ATGACCTGTCCGCCGTGCGATAAAATCCATTGCTCGCCCAAAAGCGCTGCCAAACTGGACTGTCAGGGCGGAGTGACGACGGGTGTGTGTGATTGTTGCCCAGCATGTGCACGTGTGTCGGGCGAGCGTTGTGGGGGTTACTATTATTATCTTGGAAAATGTGATAAAGGGCTGTACTGTGAACCCACGGATAAAAGCAAGAAGGGTCGAAACACGCGGAGTCACAAATCTCGCCAACCCGAAGGCATCTGTACAAAAG TACCATCGCAGGTGAAGGACCAACCGCCGGAGCAGCGGGTCCAGTGTCGCCACAAGTGTACCCCCGAGTTTTGTACCAAACACCCTCGGGCAATCTGCTCAGCAAT aGACGTTGCGGAATTCCTACAACCGTGCCATGCTCATTGCCAGCACACGTCATGTAGCGCGTGCCGCTTCGTGGACAAACCGGACTGCCGAAAGTGTACAAAAGACGACTTCCGGTGCTTGCACAAGTTCGGGAAATGTATGAGAAAAGAAACGTGTTCCAGAAAAAAATTCCCGtgcaaagaaaaatatttttcg